A window from Mangifera indica cultivar Alphonso chromosome 2, CATAS_Mindica_2.1, whole genome shotgun sequence encodes these proteins:
- the LOC123209357 gene encoding pentatricopeptide repeat-containing protein At5g59600, with translation MISFIATSFFIVSRSFHTSQLPYTKLIQVCTRDRSLHPGKLLHARLIITGLAPLTHFASKLISFYTECQELLYARKLFDKIPKTNIHRWIALIGAYARRGYHQETLDVFHEMQGQGLKLNKFVIPSVLKACGNALDRGTGLMIHCMVLKSSFETDAFVTSALIDMYSKCGNVEAAKDVFNGMTEKDLVAMNALVSGYVQHGLAIEALCLVEEMQILGVTPNVVTRNSLIAGFSQKGDRVMVSKLFALMHNDGVEPDVVSWTSVISGLVQNFCNDQAFDMFKQMLEMGFYPSSTTISSILPACASVANVKHGKEIHGYAVVTGVEDDIYVRSALVDMYAKCGFISQARTLFSKMSERNTVTWNSMIFGYANHGYCNEAIELFHKMQGEQKLDQLTFTAVLTACSHAGLVELGQSLFQMMQETYKIIPRLEHYACMVDLLGRAGRLSEAYDFIKTMPTEPDLYVWGALLGACKNHGNIEFAEVAAKHLAELEPGSLANKLLLSDLYANAGNWSNVTRLKKMMKKIKLKKFQGCSWIEAY, from the coding sequence atgatttcttTTATTGCTACCTCATTTTTCATTGTCAGCCGATCATTCCACACATCACAATTGCCCTACACTAAACTCATTCAAGTCTGCACTCGTGATCGATCATTGCACCCTGGAAAACTACTCCACGCACGCCTTATCATCACTGGCTTAGCTCCTTTGACCCACTTTGCCTCCAAGCTCATATCCTTTTACACTGAATGTCAAGAATTATTGTATGCTCGAAAACTGTTCGATAAAATTCCCAAAACAAATATCCACCGTTGGATTGCCCTCATTGGAGCCTACGCTCGCCGTGGCTATCATCAGGAAACACTGGATGTGTTTCATGAAATGCAAGGTCAGGGTCTGAAACTCAACAAATTTGTTATTCCTAGCGTATTAAAAGCATGCGGGAATGCGTTAGATAGAGGAACTGGATTGATGATACATTGTATGGTTCTAAAAAGTTCGTTTGAAACTGATGCTTTTGTTACTAGTGCATTGATTGATATGTATTCCAAATGTGGAAATGTTGAAGCAGCCAAAGATGTTTTTAATGGGATGACTGAGAAAGATTTAGTGGCGATGAATGCCTTGGTTTCGGGGTATGTTCAACATGGACTTGCTATTGAGGCATTGTGTTTGGTGGAGGAAATGCAAATATTAGGAGTGACGCCTAATGTGGTTACTCGGAATTCTTTAATAGCTGGTTTTTCACAGAAGGGTGATCGAGTGATGGTTTCTAAGCTTTTTGCATTGATGCACAATGATGGTGTTGAGCCTGACGTGGTGTCTTGGACTTCAGTTATATCTGGGTTGGTTCAGAATTTTTGCAATGATCAGGCGTTTGATATGTTTAAGCAGATGCTGGAAATGGGATTTTACCCGAGTTCAACTACAATTAGTAGTATATTGCCTGCTTGTGCAAGTGTGGCGAATGTCAAGCATGGAAAGGAGATTCATGGGTATGCAGTGGTTACTGGGGTGGAAGATGATATATACGTGAGGAGTGCTCTCGTTGACATGTATGCCAAGTGTGGTTTTATATCTCAGGCAAGGACGttgttttctaaaatgtcaGAAAGGAACACGGTTacttggaattcaatgattTTCGGATATGCAAATCATGGGTACTGCAATGAAGCAATTGAGCTATTTCATAAGATGCAGGGGGAGCAGAAACTTGATCAACTGACTTTCACAGCAGTTCTTACTGCTTGTAGTCATGCTGGATTGGTTGAACTTGGACAAAGTCTATTCCAGATGATGCAAGAAACCTACAAAATAATTCCTAGATTAGAACATTATGCATGCATGGTGGATCTCCTTGGTCGAGCAGGAAGACTTTCTGAggcatatgattttataaagaCAATGCCAACTGAGCCTGATCTATATGTATGGGGAGCACTATTAGGAGCTTGTAAGAATCATGGGAATATAGAGTTTGCTGAAGTAGCAGCTAAGCATTTGGCAGAGCTAGAGCCTGGAAGTTTAGCAAATAAGTTGTTGTTATCAGATTTATATGCCAATGCTGGAAATTGGAGTAATGTTACAAGGCTcaaaaagatgatgaagaaaataaaattgaaaaaatttcaggGATGTAGTTGGATAGAGGCCTACTAA
- the LOC123209356 gene encoding pentatricopeptide repeat-containing protein At2g03880, mitochondrial-like yields MASTPKLFLSGSFSYPYPVKDQVKVKKCNYLTTCMVNQQVTIKTAYKLSDRSPERSGVSTTDLSFNRYMNDEEKGVIKNGYFSTIGTFNDVFSDGERINDAQVSTYSSRSLLDGRFVISILSFCSREGCLELGKRYHALIIKNGIGDDQFVGTSLVDMYAKCRDMDSAVRLINHMPFLDVSSCNCLISGYANSGLFDEAFSFFMKLDTLGVRPNHYTYSSMLALCGSVLAIEEGKQVHAQIVKTQHSSKTSVYNGLLTLYTKCGMMKDAESLFESLVHRDVISWTAMINGWRQHGGFRKALRLVCLMREGGVDPNEYTYTVALASCASMKNLDCGCMFHAQVLKLGMALGDFVGTSIVNMYSRLGKICDAIKQLKEMGKMASNISWNAQIAGLVHNGKATEAVEAFNEMVKNDAACDEFTYSIILKACSLLPSLATCEQVHSLLVKTKFESNIHVGSSLIEAYNNSGSMEDAEKVFSRMSKADVVALNSMIKAYSQNGYPRKAIILFQKMVEEGIKPTNISFLAVLSACSHSGLVQEGHKLFESMKKDYGIQPEETHYSCMVDLMGRAGQLENALDFINNLPIKPTAPIWRPLLAACRWHSNLRMAEFVAKKILHLDPKDGTVYVILSNMYTEAGKHLDAENQRKLMTLEEAAKEPGCSWIEVDNKIYRFFSRDKSHPAMPKVYEKLKQVKQQMENIEQTPYGKEDIILHHSEKLAVCFGLISLPAKKQIRVFKNLRVCRDCHSFMKYISKIAEKEIVLRDNYRFHHFKQGSCSCGDYW; encoded by the coding sequence ATGGCTTCTACACCTAAGCTTTTTCTGAGCGGCAGTTTCTCTTATCCTTATCCGGTAAAAGACCAAGTTAAGGTGAAAAAATGTAACTATCTGACGACTTGTATGGTTAATCAGCAAGTTACAATAAAGACTGCATATAAGCTGTCTGATAGAAGTCCTGAAAGAAGTGGTGTTTCAACGACTGACCTCAGCTTCAATCGATATATGAACGATGAAGAAAAAGGTGTAAttaaaaatggttatttttcaaCAATAGGTACTTTCAATGACGTTTTCAGTGATGGTGAACGCATTAATGATGCGCAAGTTTCAACTTATTCTTCACGAAGTTTGTTAGATGGGCGTTTTGTGATTAGTATTTTGAGCTTTTGTAGCCGTGAAGGGTGTCTTGAACTTGGAAAAAGATACCATGCTTTGATTATTAAGAATGGAATTGGTGATGATCAGTTTGTGGGTACTAGCCTTGTTGATATGTATGCTAAATGTAGAGATATGGATAGTGCGGTTAGGTTGATTAATCATATGCCTTTTCTTGATGTTTCTTCTTGCAATTGCTTGATATCTGGGTATGCAAACAGTGGATTGTTTGATGAAGCTTTTAGTTTCTTCATGAAGCTTGATACATTAGGGGTTAGGCCAAACCATTATACATACTCCTCCATGTTAGCACTTTGTGGCAGTGTGTTAGCCATTGAGGAAGGAAAACAAGTTCATGCTCAAATTGTGAAGACGCAACATTCATCTAAAACATCAGTATATAATGGACTTTTGACACTGTACACTAAGTGTGGGATGATGAAGGATGCTGAATCTTTGTTTGAGAGTCTTGTGCATAGGGATGTGATTTCATGGACTGCAATGATTAATGGATGGAGACAGCATGGGGGTTTTAGGAAGGCTTTAAGACTGGTTTGCTTGATGAGAGAGGGTGGTGTTGATCCAAATGAGTACACTTACACAGTCGCTCTTGCATCTTGTGCAAGTATGAAGAATCTTGATTGTGGCTGCATGTTTCATGCTCAAGTTCTTAAACTGGGGATGGCTTTGGGTGATTTTGTAGGAACTAGCATCGTAAACATGTACTCAAGACTTGGAAAAATATGTGACGCAATTAAACAGCTCAAAGAGATGGGAAAAATGGCATCAAACATATCATGGAATGCACAAATAGCAGGGCTAGTTCACAATGGGAAGGCTACAGAGGCTGTAGAAGCTTTTAATGAAATGGTTAAGAATGATGCAGCATGTGATGAGTTTACCTATTCCATTATTTTGAAAGCTTGTTCTTTGTTGCCATCACTTGCAACTTGTGAGCAGGTACATTCTCTGTTGGTGAAAACcaagtttgaatcaaacattcatGTAGGAAGCTCATTGATAGAAGCTTATAACAACTCTGGAAGTATGGAAGATGCAGAGAAAGTTTTCAGTCGGATGTCAAAGGCAGATGTGGTGGCATTGAATTCAATGATCAAAGCTTATTCACAAAATGGCTATCCAAGAAAGGCTATAATCTTGTTTCAGAAGATGGTTGAGGAAGGAATTAAGCCAACCAATATCAGTTTCCTAGCAGTTCTTTCTGCTTGTAGCCACTCTGGCTTGGTTCAAGAAGGTCACAAGTTATTTGAATCCATGAAGAAAGACTATGGTATCCAACCAGAAGAGACACACTATAGTTGCATGGTTGACTTGATGGGAAGAGCCGGACAACTAGAAAATGCACTTGATTTCATAAACAATTTACCCATCAAACCTACCGCTCCAATATGGAGACCTTTACTCGCAGCTTGCCGGTGGCATAGTAACCTTCGGATGGCTGAATTTGTAGCCaagaaaatattacatttagACCCAAAAGATGGAACAGTTTATGTTATCCTCTCAAACATGTATACTGAAGCCGGAAAGCATCTTGATGCAGAAAATCAAAGAAAGCTAATGACACTGGAGGAGGCTGCAAAGGAACCAGGATGTAGCTGGATAGAAGTAGACAACAAGATTTACAGATTCTTTTCACGTGATAAATCACACCCTGCAATGCCAAAAGTATATGAGAAACTGAAGCAAGTAAAGCAACAGATGGAAAACATTGAGCAAACACCCTATGGAAAGGAGGATATCATTTTACATCACAGCGAAAAACTTGCAGTTTGTTTTGGCCTCATCAGCTTGCCAGCAAAAAAACAAATTCGAGTGTTCAAGAACCTTAGAGTTTGCAGAGATTGCCATTCTTTTATGAAGTACATATCAAAAATTGCTGAGAAAGAGATAGTATTAAGAGATAATTATCGCTTCCATCACTTTAAGCAGGGTTCCTGCTCATGTGGAGATTATTGGTAG